The Paenibacillus polymyxa M1 DNA segment CAGCAGGAATTGACGGCGATGTTCATCCAGATCGAATTCAATACGCAGACCGTAATCGTCAGTGACCGTTTTTTCATTCAGGTCTACGTTTAATTGGTAATTATCATGCTTTGCCGTGCGCTGGAACAATTCCTCTACTTGCTCTTCAGACAGTTTGATCGGCAAAATACCGTTTTTAAAACAGTTATTATAGAAGATATCCGCAAAAGACGGTGCGATTACACAACGAAACCCATAGTCCAAGATTGCCCACGGTGCATGCTCACGGGAGGAGCCGCAACCAAAGTTGGCGCGAGAAATCAGTACAGATGCCCCTGCATAACGAGACTTGTTCGGTTCAAATTCAGGATTAATATTGCCCGCCTCATCAAACCGCCACTCATAGAACAAAAACTGCCCAAAGCCTGTGCGCTCGATGCGTTTCAAAAATTGCTTAGGAATAATAGCATCCGTATCCACGTTCACCCGATCCACAGGCGCTACAATTCCTTTTAAAGTTGTGAAAGCTTCCATCGTTAATTCCTCCTCCGTATCCTAGCGGACAACTTCTTCTTGCTTGAATTTCCAATCTCGTACATCGACAAAATGTCCATGAATCGCCGCAGCGGCTGCCATTGCTGGAGATACAAGGTGAGTACGTCCTCCGCGTCCCTGACGACCTTCAAAGTTGCGATTAGAAGTTGAAGCACAACGTTGCCCCGGTTGAAGTACATCTGGATTCATCGCAAGACACATGCTGCAACCCGCTTCGCGCCACTCAAATCCTGCTTCTTGAAAAATGACGTCCAGTCCTTCTTCTTCAGCCTGAATTTTCACACGACCCGAACCTGGTACCACGATTGCCGTGACTTTGTCAGAAACCTTGTAGCCTTTGGCTACTTCGGCTGCAGCGCGCAAATCTTCAATCCGACCGTTGGTGCAGGAGCCGATAAACACATAATCAATTGCAATATCCGTGATCGGTGTGCCTGGCTTCAAATCCATATATTCAAGCGCTTTTTCAGCTGCTTTACGTTCGTTTTCTGTCGGCAATTCTGCCGGAATGGGTACGGTTGAGGAAATATCTGTGCCCATACCGGGACTGGTGCCCCACGTTACTTGTGGAATTAAGGAATCCACGTCAAACTCCAGCACGACATCAAACTCGGCGCCTTCATCGGTGACAAGCTCTTTCCACTCAGCAACCGCCTGCTCAAATGCGTCACCTTGGGCTACATGTTGACGTCCACGCAAGTAGTTGAAGGTCGTTTCGTCCGGCGCAATCATACCTGCTCTGGCTCCGCCTTCAATAGACATGTTACACACTGTCATGCGCTCTTCCATGCTCAACTCGCGGATGGATTCACCCGTGTACTCAATAACATAGCCTGTAGCGAAATCTGTACCGTATTTGGCGATGACACCCAAAATCATGTCCTTTGCCGTCACACCAGGTTTGCGACGCCCTACAAAACGAACTTCCATCGTTTTTGCTTTTGCTTGCTGGAGACATTGCGTTGCCAATACGTGCTCTACCTCACTGGTTCCGATACCAAAAGCGAGCGCTCCGAACGCCCCGTGTGTGGAGGTATGGCTATCACCACAAACAATCGTTTTTCCCGGATGAGTCAGCCCCAGTTCAGGCCCCATAACGTGAACGACACCCTGATCCACCGTATCCAGATCATATAGTGTGACACCGAAATCGCGGCAATTTTGAGTTAATGTATCAATCTGCTGCTTGGAAATCGGGTCCGTAATGTTGTAACGATCTTTTGTCGGTACGTTATGATCCATTGTGGCAAACGTCAGCTCTGGACGACGCACCTTGCGACCGCTAAGACGTAGTCCCTCAAACGCCTGCGGCGAAGTTACCTCATGTACGAGGTGAAGATCAATGTACAAAATACTCGGCTTGCCCGCTTCCTGATAGATGACATGGTTATCCCAAATTTTCTCGAACATGGTCTTTTTACTCATCAATATTCACCCCTGTGTTTTTCGAACCTAGTGGAGAGAAGCTGTACGGCTCTCTCTTGGATGTCAACAATATACCACGACGTGTCTGATTGGTCTAAGATATGATATCTATAGAAGTGATAGTCTTGACCTATAAGCGCGCTTAAGAAAATATTGAGGCAAGACTAAAACACCAAAGGCCGAAGGTTATTTTTCCTTTTGACCTTTGGTATGACTCTATTTTTATATCATTATCGTTTTGCGCTAAAACATTGAGATTGAGTGCATCACCATACCGTACACCGTCAATCTCCGATGACTGCTTACTTCAAATAGGTTCCCGTTTCTCCAATTCCACCACTGCCATTCAAAACATATACCCTTGCATTTCCTTTACCGGAGCAAGTCAAGGTAATTTTGCCATCCGTAACTTTTTTGGAATCACCGGTCACTGCATCCACATAGGTTCCGTTCGGAATTCCGGAAAACGTTGCGTTTCCCGAAATCGTGACCAACGCAAAGCTGTCAATGCCTTTGGCGCTGTCGGTATATCTTCTCTTAAACGCAAGATTACCCGTTACATTTTCTGTAGAATACTGGCCTTTTTGCAAGGCAGGAACAGCTCTTCTAATTAAATTTAGCTGTCTGATATGTTTCGCCAGAGGATGGTTGAGTGATTCCGCAAGCGTGCCAGTAGCATTTGTGTATTTGCCATAATCTTGTACCATAA contains these protein-coding regions:
- the leuD gene encoding 3-isopropylmalate dehydratase small subunit — encoded protein: MEAFTTLKGIVAPVDRVNVDTDAIIPKQFLKRIERTGFGQFLFYEWRFDEAGNINPEFEPNKSRYAGASVLISRANFGCGSSREHAPWAILDYGFRCVIAPSFADIFYNNCFKNGILPIKLSEEQVEELFQRTAKHDNYQLNVDLNEKTVTDDYGLRIEFDLDEHRRQFLLQGLDDIGLTLQHESEILAYEQKRAAKQGA
- the leuC gene encoding 3-isopropylmalate dehydratase large subunit, which gives rise to MSKKTMFEKIWDNHVIYQEAGKPSILYIDLHLVHEVTSPQAFEGLRLSGRKVRRPELTFATMDHNVPTKDRYNITDPISKQQIDTLTQNCRDFGVTLYDLDTVDQGVVHVMGPELGLTHPGKTIVCGDSHTSTHGAFGALAFGIGTSEVEHVLATQCLQQAKAKTMEVRFVGRRKPGVTAKDMILGVIAKYGTDFATGYVIEYTGESIRELSMEERMTVCNMSIEGGARAGMIAPDETTFNYLRGRQHVAQGDAFEQAVAEWKELVTDEGAEFDVVLEFDVDSLIPQVTWGTSPGMGTDISSTVPIPAELPTENERKAAEKALEYMDLKPGTPITDIAIDYVFIGSCTNGRIEDLRAAAEVAKGYKVSDKVTAIVVPGSGRVKIQAEEEGLDVIFQEAGFEWREAGCSMCLAMNPDVLQPGQRCASTSNRNFEGRQGRGGRTHLVSPAMAAAAAIHGHFVDVRDWKFKQEEVVR